A genomic stretch from Salvelinus namaycush isolate Seneca chromosome 25, SaNama_1.0, whole genome shotgun sequence includes:
- the LOC120020516 gene encoding rho GTPase-activating protein 12-like → MASDREGRGCELPIAPGQVYIEVEYDYEYKAKEGQISIRQGECYMLVKKTNEDWWQVKKEEGTKAFYIPAQYVREVRKALMPPPKPLHLAHHGGGSGGNSVLVKASISNENLNLTSFSRPSPSSPSPSSSSRAALTPPSQHRDRDANQNPGRDPGSLTNHDRALAVIIKNNHTHPHPHNHAAGRGCNTLPHADATSPDLRRVPLNVEMPPGHCDSEGSERRNDSESGDELSSSTEHLQSRSSSLVSHFTAQQGED, encoded by the exons ATGGCGTCAGATCGAGAGGGGCGTGGGTGTGAGCTTCCCATTGCCCCAGGCCAGGTGTACATTGAGGTGGAGTATGATTATGAGTACAAGGCCAAGGAGGGCCAGATCTCCATCCGCCAGGGAGAGTGCTACATGCTGGTGAAGAAGACCAACGAGGACTGGTGGCAAgtgaagaaagaggaggggaCCAAGGCGTTTTACATACCAGCGCAGTATGTCAGAGAGGTCCGCAAGGCCCTCATGCCCCCTCCAAAGCCTCTGCACCTGGCGCATCACGGTGGAGGGAGCGGGGGGAACTCGGTCTTGGTCAAGGCAAGCATCTCTAACGAGAACCTGAACTTGACCAGTTTCAGCCGGCCCTCTCCCTCGTCACCCTCCCCCTCCTCGTCGTCGAGGGCTGCCCTCACCCCTCCGAGCCAGCACAGGGACAGGGACGCCAACCAGAATCCTGGTAGAGACCCTGGCAGCCTCACAAACCATGACAGGGCCCTGGCAGTCATTATAAAGAACAACCACACCCACCCCCACCCTCACAACCATGCTGCTGGACGAGGATGTAACACGCTGCCCCATGCCGATGCCACTTCCCCTGATCTCCGCAGGGTGCCCCTGAATGTGGAGATGCCCCCGGGGCACTGTGACTCAGAGGGTTCGGAGAGACGCAACGACTCGGAGTCTGGAGACGAGCTGAGCAGCTCTACTGAGCACCTGCAG TCACGCTCTTCCTCTCTTGTATCCCATTTCACTGCACAGCAGGGAGAGGACTGA